A genomic window from Aquila chrysaetos chrysaetos chromosome 21, bAquChr1.4, whole genome shotgun sequence includes:
- the LOC121232505 gene encoding uncharacterized protein LOC121232505 isoform X6 — MATDGFYGKKALTRRTGRVTVCQCRSSDPKPGSSSRVQIGSPRGISFERPPRAQRRAGAMDLLLTQTSFAAPASRQVRVLAVLAARKDNRRKGPCGHSCCQNMKQSSWVSVTCQTKKMEQPIHSTPDKYTRSPLHPEHLVEDVHSGVSSHARTRLTPWRKVLLQCTVFHKR, encoded by the exons ATGGCGACTGACGGTTTCTACGGGAAAAAGGCGCTGACAAGAAGGACCGGTCGGGTGACCGTCTGCCAGTGCCGGAGTTCAGACCCGAAGCCTGGGTCGAGCTCCCGGGTGCAGATCGGCTCACCCCGAGGGATTTCCTTTGAGCGGCCGCCCCGGGCGCAGAGGCGAGCGGGGGCGATGGATCTCCTCCTGACGCAGACGAGTTTCGCAGCCCCCGCGTCCCGACAGGTGCGCGTCCTCGCGGTCCTCGCCGCTAGGAAG gacaacagaagaaaaggtcCGTGTGGTCACAGCTGCTGCCAAAACATGAAACAGAGTTCATG GGTGTCTGTCACCTGCCAAACAAAGAAGATGGAACAGCCTATCCACAGCACACCTGACAAGTACACTAGATCTCCGCTACACCCTGAGCATTTGGTTGAAGATGTGCATTCAGGCGTCTCTTCCCACGCACGAACACG GCTCACCCCCTGGAGAAAAGTATTACTGCAGTGTACCGTATTTCACAAGCGGTGA
- the LOC121232505 gene encoding uncharacterized protein LOC121232505 isoform X4 — protein sequence MREGGLRERPAGGGRGATRRSRMPLARPLHGGGSPVSPGPHGRHRPRRGLAGRFGDTAGRRRRGWWGGGRPRCPSVSTGERRSVTGSPRTRSDFPPPPPKAWMATDGFYGKKALTRRTGRVTVCQCRSSDPKPGSSSRVQIGSPRGISFERPPRAQRRAGAMDLLLTQTSFAAPASRQPKFLHRVIGQQKKRSVWSQLLPKHETEFMGVCHLPNKEDGTAYPQHT from the exons ATGCGTGAGGGCGGGCTGCGGGAGCGGCCGGCAGGGGGCGGTAGGGGAGCGACGCGCCGCTCACGCATGCCCCTTGCGCGACCCCTCCATGGCGGCGGCTCTCCGGTATCCCCGGGCCCTCACGGAAGGCACCGACCGCGGCGAGGCCTCGCGGGCCGCTTCGGAGACACTGCGGGGCGCCGACGGCgcgggtggtgggggggggggaggccgcGGTGCCCGTCCGTGAGCACCGGCGAGCGGCGGAGCGTTACCGGCTCCCCCAGAACGCG gtcggatttccccccccccccccccaaagcgTGGATGGCGACTGACGGTTTCTACGGGAAAAAGGCGCTGACAAGAAGGACCGGTCGGGTGACCGTCTGCCAGTGCCGGAGTTCAGACCCGAAGCCTGGGTCGAGCTCCCGGGTGCAGATCGGCTCACCCCGAGGGATTTCCTTTGAGCGGCCGCCCCGGGCGCAGAGGCGAGCGGGGGCGATGGATCTCCTCCTGACGCAGACGAGTTTCGCAGCCCCCGCGTCCCGACAG CCAAAATTTTTGCATCGGGTTATAggacaacagaagaaaaggtcCGTGTGGTCACAGCTGCTGCCAAAACATGAAACAGAGTTCATG GGTGTCTGTCACCTGCCAAACAAAGAAGATGGAACAGCCTATCCACAGCACACCTGA
- the LOC121232505 gene encoding uncharacterized protein LOC121232505 isoform X2, producing the protein MREGGLRERPAGGGRGATRRSRMPLARPLHGGGSPVSPGPHGRHRPRRGLAGRFGDTAGRRRRGWWGGGRPRCPSVSTGERRSVTGSPRTRSDFPPPPPKAWMATDGFYGKKALTRRTGRVTVCQCRSSDPKPGSSSRVQIGSPRGISFERPPRAQRRAGAMDLLLTQTSFAAPASRQDNRRKGPCGHSCCQNMKQSSWVSVTCQTKKMEQPIHSTPDKYTRSPLHPEHLVEDVHSGVSSHARTRLTPWRKVLLQCTVFHKR; encoded by the exons ATGCGTGAGGGCGGGCTGCGGGAGCGGCCGGCAGGGGGCGGTAGGGGAGCGACGCGCCGCTCACGCATGCCCCTTGCGCGACCCCTCCATGGCGGCGGCTCTCCGGTATCCCCGGGCCCTCACGGAAGGCACCGACCGCGGCGAGGCCTCGCGGGCCGCTTCGGAGACACTGCGGGGCGCCGACGGCgcgggtggtgggggggggggaggccgcGGTGCCCGTCCGTGAGCACCGGCGAGCGGCGGAGCGTTACCGGCTCCCCCAGAACGCG gtcggatttccccccccccccccccaaagcgTGGATGGCGACTGACGGTTTCTACGGGAAAAAGGCGCTGACAAGAAGGACCGGTCGGGTGACCGTCTGCCAGTGCCGGAGTTCAGACCCGAAGCCTGGGTCGAGCTCCCGGGTGCAGATCGGCTCACCCCGAGGGATTTCCTTTGAGCGGCCGCCCCGGGCGCAGAGGCGAGCGGGGGCGATGGATCTCCTCCTGACGCAGACGAGTTTCGCAGCCCCCGCGTCCCGACAG gacaacagaagaaaaggtcCGTGTGGTCACAGCTGCTGCCAAAACATGAAACAGAGTTCATG GGTGTCTGTCACCTGCCAAACAAAGAAGATGGAACAGCCTATCCACAGCACACCTGACAAGTACACTAGATCTCCGCTACACCCTGAGCATTTGGTTGAAGATGTGCATTCAGGCGTCTCTTCCCACGCACGAACACG GCTCACCCCCTGGAGAAAAGTATTACTGCAGTGTACCGTATTTCACAAGCGGTGA
- the LOC121232505 gene encoding uncharacterized protein LOC121232505 isoform X1, whose product MREGGLRERPAGGGRGATRRSRMPLARPLHGGGSPVSPGPHGRHRPRRGLAGRFGDTAGRRRRGWWGGGRPRCPSVSTGERRSVTGSPRTRSDFPPPPPKAWMATDGFYGKKALTRRTGRVTVCQCRSSDPKPGSSSRVQIGSPRGISFERPPRAQRRAGAMDLLLTQTSFAAPASRQVRVLAVLAARKDNRRKGPCGHSCCQNMKQSSWVSVTCQTKKMEQPIHSTPDKYTRSPLHPEHLVEDVHSGVSSHARTRLTPWRKVLLQCTVFHKR is encoded by the exons ATGCGTGAGGGCGGGCTGCGGGAGCGGCCGGCAGGGGGCGGTAGGGGAGCGACGCGCCGCTCACGCATGCCCCTTGCGCGACCCCTCCATGGCGGCGGCTCTCCGGTATCCCCGGGCCCTCACGGAAGGCACCGACCGCGGCGAGGCCTCGCGGGCCGCTTCGGAGACACTGCGGGGCGCCGACGGCgcgggtggtgggggggggggaggccgcGGTGCCCGTCCGTGAGCACCGGCGAGCGGCGGAGCGTTACCGGCTCCCCCAGAACGCG gtcggatttccccccccccccccccaaagcgTGGATGGCGACTGACGGTTTCTACGGGAAAAAGGCGCTGACAAGAAGGACCGGTCGGGTGACCGTCTGCCAGTGCCGGAGTTCAGACCCGAAGCCTGGGTCGAGCTCCCGGGTGCAGATCGGCTCACCCCGAGGGATTTCCTTTGAGCGGCCGCCCCGGGCGCAGAGGCGAGCGGGGGCGATGGATCTCCTCCTGACGCAGACGAGTTTCGCAGCCCCCGCGTCCCGACAGGTGCGCGTCCTCGCGGTCCTCGCCGCTAGGAAG gacaacagaagaaaaggtcCGTGTGGTCACAGCTGCTGCCAAAACATGAAACAGAGTTCATG GGTGTCTGTCACCTGCCAAACAAAGAAGATGGAACAGCCTATCCACAGCACACCTGACAAGTACACTAGATCTCCGCTACACCCTGAGCATTTGGTTGAAGATGTGCATTCAGGCGTCTCTTCCCACGCACGAACACG GCTCACCCCCTGGAGAAAAGTATTACTGCAGTGTACCGTATTTCACAAGCGGTGA
- the LOC121232505 gene encoding uncharacterized protein LOC121232505 isoform X3, which produces MREGGLRERPAGGGRGATRRSRMPLARPLHGGGSPVSPGPHGRHRPRRGLAGRFGDTAGRRRRGWWGGGRPRCPSVSTGERRSVTGSPRTRSDFPPPPPKAWMATDGFYGKKALTRRTGRVTVCQCRSSDPKPGSSSRVQIGSPRGISFERPPRAQRRAGAMDLLLTQTSFAAPASRQVRVLAVLAARKPKFLHRVIGQQKKRSVWSQLLPKHETEFMGVCHLPNKEDGTAYPQHT; this is translated from the exons ATGCGTGAGGGCGGGCTGCGGGAGCGGCCGGCAGGGGGCGGTAGGGGAGCGACGCGCCGCTCACGCATGCCCCTTGCGCGACCCCTCCATGGCGGCGGCTCTCCGGTATCCCCGGGCCCTCACGGAAGGCACCGACCGCGGCGAGGCCTCGCGGGCCGCTTCGGAGACACTGCGGGGCGCCGACGGCgcgggtggtgggggggggggaggccgcGGTGCCCGTCCGTGAGCACCGGCGAGCGGCGGAGCGTTACCGGCTCCCCCAGAACGCG gtcggatttccccccccccccccccaaagcgTGGATGGCGACTGACGGTTTCTACGGGAAAAAGGCGCTGACAAGAAGGACCGGTCGGGTGACCGTCTGCCAGTGCCGGAGTTCAGACCCGAAGCCTGGGTCGAGCTCCCGGGTGCAGATCGGCTCACCCCGAGGGATTTCCTTTGAGCGGCCGCCCCGGGCGCAGAGGCGAGCGGGGGCGATGGATCTCCTCCTGACGCAGACGAGTTTCGCAGCCCCCGCGTCCCGACAGGTGCGCGTCCTCGCGGTCCTCGCCGCTAGGAAG CCAAAATTTTTGCATCGGGTTATAggacaacagaagaaaaggtcCGTGTGGTCACAGCTGCTGCCAAAACATGAAACAGAGTTCATG GGTGTCTGTCACCTGCCAAACAAAGAAGATGGAACAGCCTATCCACAGCACACCTGA
- the LOC121232505 gene encoding uncharacterized protein LOC121232505 isoform X5, which produces MREGGLRERPAGGGRGATRRSRMPLARPLHGGGSPVSPGPHGRHRPRRGLAGRFGDTAGRRRRGWWGGGRPRCPSVSTGERRSVTGSPRTRSDFPPPPPKAWMATDGFYGKKALTRRTGRVTVCQCRSSDPKPGSSSRVQIGSPRGISFERPPRAQRRAGAMDLLLTQTSFAAPASRQVRVLAVLAARKVVLPLFLAKIFASGYRTTEEKVRVVTAAAKT; this is translated from the exons ATGCGTGAGGGCGGGCTGCGGGAGCGGCCGGCAGGGGGCGGTAGGGGAGCGACGCGCCGCTCACGCATGCCCCTTGCGCGACCCCTCCATGGCGGCGGCTCTCCGGTATCCCCGGGCCCTCACGGAAGGCACCGACCGCGGCGAGGCCTCGCGGGCCGCTTCGGAGACACTGCGGGGCGCCGACGGCgcgggtggtgggggggggggaggccgcGGTGCCCGTCCGTGAGCACCGGCGAGCGGCGGAGCGTTACCGGCTCCCCCAGAACGCG gtcggatttccccccccccccccccaaagcgTGGATGGCGACTGACGGTTTCTACGGGAAAAAGGCGCTGACAAGAAGGACCGGTCGGGTGACCGTCTGCCAGTGCCGGAGTTCAGACCCGAAGCCTGGGTCGAGCTCCCGGGTGCAGATCGGCTCACCCCGAGGGATTTCCTTTGAGCGGCCGCCCCGGGCGCAGAGGCGAGCGGGGGCGATGGATCTCCTCCTGACGCAGACGAGTTTCGCAGCCCCCGCGTCCCGACAGGTGCGCGTCCTCGCGGTCCTCGCCGCTAGGAAG gtggtgctGCCACTGTTCCTAGCCAAAATTTTTGCATCGGGTTATAggacaacagaagaaaaggtcCGTGTGGTCACAGCTGCTGCCAAAACATGA